In Gymnogyps californianus isolate 813 chromosome 1, ASM1813914v2, whole genome shotgun sequence, the following are encoded in one genomic region:
- the SLC26A4 gene encoding pendrin, with translation MPLRRGRLALPDAGERARAQVEPSAAATATATATAAGPRLSRRFRTRTALRRGAEPRPGLRGGGRPGEPAARAAGRQGVPARAPLRALRLRRGHGRGERAEEPLAELSHYVVARPIYSEAGFQEENERRPPLPPTLRERAQAACRCSRKRAFQITRSFLPILEWLPNYRVKEWLISDVISGVSTGLVATLQGLAYALLVAVPVGYGLYSAFFPILTYFFLGTSRHISVGPFPVVSLMVGSVVLSMAPDDNFLIDGSNATGTNGTGTLIDTESRDAQRVLIASTLTFLVGILQVVFGVLQIGFIVRYLADPLVGGFTTAAAFQVLVSQLKIVLNVSTKNYNGVLSIIYTLIETFEKIGTTNIADLIAGLLTIFVCMVVKEINDRFKHKIPIPIPIEVIVTIVATGISYAADLEKKYNAGIVKSIPRGFLPPEPPDVSLFSQMIAASFSIAIVAYAIAVSVGKVYATKYDYAIDGNQEFIAFGFSNIFSGAFSCFVATTALSRTAVQESTGGKTQVAGIISAGIVLISIVALGKLLEPLQKSVLAAVVIANLKGMFMQVFDVPRLWRQNKVDAMIWVFTCVASIILGLDLGLLAGLLFGLLTVVLRVQFPSWGGFGNIPGTDIYKKVKDYKNVIEPEGVKILKFSSPIFYANIDGLKSSLKSTVGFDAVKVYNKRLKALRKIQKLIKKGKLKATKNGIISEPGINNEAFETDEEPEDNEDLQVPTKEVEIQVDWNSELPVKVNIPKVPIHSLILDFGAVTFLDIVAVRSIKTIIREFERIDVRVYFASYQDNLISQLERSAFFDDIVRKDIFFLTVHDAVLYIRNRMTYSDSQDPIFEKISLMQESKEPTEFTETSCPDDELDVQEEAMRRLAS, from the exons ATGCCGCTGCGGCGGGGCCGGCTCGCCCTGCCGGACGCCGGAGAGCGGGCGCGGGCGCAGGTAGAGCCGTCGGCTGCCGCGACGGCGACGGCGACGGCgacggcggcggggccccgccTGAGCCGCCGCTTCAGGACGCGGACAGCTCTGCGCCGCGGGGCCGAGCCGCGGCCCGGGCtgaggggcggcgggcggccgggggagccggcggcgcgggcggcgggccgCCAGGGGGTGCCGGCGCGGGCGCCGCTCCGTGCCCTCCGCCTCAGGCGGGGCCATGGCAGGGGCGAGCGGGCGGAGGAGCCGCTGGCGGAGCTCAGCCACTACGTGGTGGCGCGGCCCATCTACAGCGAGGCAGGCTTCCAGGAGGAGAACGAGCGGCGACCGCCGCTGCCGCCCACGCTCCGCGAGCGGGCGCAGGCGGCCTGCAG GTGTTCAAGAAAAAGGGCCTTTCAGATTACCAGATCCTTTCTGCCCATCCTGGAGTGGCTGCCCAACTACCGCGTGAAAGAGTGGCTGATCAGCGATGTCATCTCGGGGGTCAGCACCGGCCTCGTCGCCACCTTGCAAG GTTTGGCATATGCTTTGCTGGTTGCAGTTCCTGTTGGATATGGTCtctattctgccttttttcccatCCTGACATACTTTTTCCTGGGAACATCAAGGCACATCTCAGTTG GTCCATTCCCTGTAGTCAGTTTGATGGTGGGATCTGTTGTATTGAGCATGGCCCCTGATGATAATTTTCTCATAGATGGCAGTAATGCTACAGGGACTAATGGTACTGGGACACTGATAGACACTGAATCCAGAGATGCACAGAGAGTGCTGATTGCTAGTACCCTCACATTTCTGGTTGGAATTTTACAG GTAGTATTTGGAGTCCTTCAGATTGGTTTCATTGTGAGGTACCTTGCAGATCCACTAGTTGGGGGATTCAcaactgcagctgcttttcaagTGCTTGTGTCACAATTGAAAATAGTCCTAAATGTTTCAACTAAAAACTATAATGGTGTCCTTTCCATAATATAT actcttattgaaacatttgaaaaaattggTACCACCAACATTGCAGATCTTATTGCTGGACTCCTCACCATTTTTGTCTGCATGGTAGTTAAAGAAATAAACGATCGGTTCAAACACAAGATACCTATACCTATACCAATAGAAGTTATTGTG acaATAGTAGCCACTGGCATTTCATATGCTGCcgacttggaaaaaaaatacaatgcagGCATTGTTAAGAGCATTCCAAGAGG ATTTTTGCCTCCCGAACCTCCAGATGTCAGCCTGTTTTCCCAGATGATAGCAGCCTCCTTTTCCATTGCTATTGTTGCTTATGCTATTGCCGTATCTGTGGGGAAAGTATATGCAACCAAGTATGACTATGCAATTGATGGAAACCAG GAGTTTATTGCCTTTGGGttcagcaacattttttcaggtgccttttcttgttttgttgcaACTACTGCTCTTTCACGGACCGCAGTCCAAGAAAGTACTGGTGGAAAGACTCAG GTTGCTGGTATAATCTCAGCTGGGATTGTTTTGATTTCCATTGTTGCCCTGGGGAAATTGCTAGAGCCCTTACAAAAG tctGTGTTGGCAGCTGTAGTCATAGCTAACTTGAAAGGGATGTTCATGCAAGTGTTTGATGTTCCCCGTCTGTGGAGACAGAATAAAGTGGATGCT ATGATCTGGGTTTTTACATGTGTAGCATCCATCATTCTGGGACTTGATTTGGGATTACTTGCTGGCCTTTTGTTTGGATTGCTGACAGTTGTGCTGAGAGTTCAGTT tCCTTCATGGGGTGGCTTTGGAAACATTCCTGGCACAGACATCTACAAGAAGGTCAAGGACTACAAAAAT GTTATAGAACCAGAAGGTGTGAAGATTCTCAAGTTTTCAAGTCCAATTTTTTATGCTAACATTGATGGACTGAAAAGCAGCCTCAAATCCACA GTGGGATTTGATGCAGTCAAGGTATATAATAAGAGACTCAAAGCACTGAGGAAGATACAAAAGCTAATCAAGAAGGGGAAATTAAAAGCTACTAAG AATGGCATCATCAGTGAGCCCGGTATTAATAATGAAGCTTTTGAGACTGATGAGGAACCTGAAGATAATGAAGATCTTCAAGTTCCCACCAAAGAAGTAGAGATCCAGGTGGACTGGAATTCAGAACTCCCAGTCAAAGTAAACATCCCCAAGGTGCCCATCCACAGTCTCATTCTTGATTTTGGAGCAGTAACCTTCTTGGATATTGTAGCTGTGAGATCAATAAAAACG ataatTAGAGAGTTTGAGAGAATTGATGTGAGAGTATACTTTGCTTCATATCAAG ACAACCTTATATCTCAACTGGAACGGAGTGCCTTCTTTGATGATATTGTCAGAAAAGACATATTCTTCTTGACTGTCCATGATGCTGTGCTCTACATAAGGAATCGAATGACATACAGTGACAGCCAGGATCCGATCTTTGAGAAG ATTTCACTCATGCAGGAGTCTAAAGAACCCACAGAATTCACAGAAACAAGCTGTCCTGATGATGAACTTGATGTTCAGGAAGAG GCTATGCGCAGACTTGCTTCATGA
- the CBLL1 gene encoding E3 ubiquitin-protein ligase Hakai isoform X1, producing MDHNDNDLQGTNSSGSLGGLDVRRRIPIKLISKQTNKSKPAPRTPRNMNRMPSKTQAGDEEEFDYNKEERYECKGGEMFGNQRRFPGPIFWDYKINLLGEKDDTPVHFCDKCGLPIKMYGRMIPCKHVFCYDCAILHEKKGDKMCPGCNEPVQRIEQCVRGSLFMCSIVQGCKRTYLSQRDLQAHINHRHMRAGKPVTRPPIEPVHPPIAPPPAEIPERFIMPPEKHHMSHIPPKQHIMMPPPPLQHVPHEHYNQPHEDIRAPPAEMSMAPPPPRPVSQDTFRISTRKHSNLITVPIQDDSNSGAREPPPPAPAPAHHHPEYQGQPVVSHPHHIMPPQQHYAPPPPPPPPISHPLQHPPQAAGTPHMVYSQAPPPPMTSAPPPITPPPGHIIAQMPPYMNHPPPGPPPPQHGGPPVNVNAPPPHHYNPNSLPQFSEDQGTLSPPFTQPGGMSPGIWPAPRGPPPPPRMQGPPAQAPLPGPHHPDQARYRPYYQ from the exons ATGGACCACAATG acAATGATTTGCAAGGAACAAATAGTTCAGGATCATTGGGCGGTCTTGATGTTCGTAGAAGAATCCCTATAAAGCTTATCTCAAAACAGACCAATAAAAGCAAACCTGCACCTCGAACTCCAAGAAATATGAACAGGATGCCTTCAAAGACACAAGCTGGTGATGAAG AAGAATTTGATTATAACAAAGAGGAGCGATACGAATGCAAAGGAGGTGAAATGTTTGGCAATCAAAGGAGATTCCCTGGACCCATCTTTTGGGACTATAAG ATAAACTTGCTGGGGGAAAAGGATGATACACCGGTCCATTTCTGTGATAAGTGTGGATTGCCCATCAAAATGTACGGACGCATG ATACCTTGCAAGCATGTTTTCTGCTATGACTGTGCTATACTACATGAGAAAAAGGGAGACAAGATGTGTCCAGG CTGTAATGAACCTGTGCAGCGAATCGAGCAGTGCGTACGAGGGTCTCTCTTCATGTGTAGCATTGTTCAAGGGTGCAAGAGAACTTACCTGTCACAGAGGGACTTACAAGCTCACATCAACCACCGTCATATGCGAGCTGGAAAGCCTGTTACTCGTCCTCCGATTGAACCTGTGCATCCTCCTATTGCCCCACCGCCTGCCGAAATTCCTGAGCGTTTCATAATGCCACCTGAGAAACATCATATGAGCCACATTCCGCCAAAGCAGCACATCATGATGCCACCGCCTCCTTTACAGCATGTGCCACATGAGCATTATAACCAGCCACACGAAGACATTCGTGCGCCTCCTGCAGAGATGTCAATGGCTCCACCGCCACCTCGCCCGGTCAGTCAGGACACCTTCCGCATTTCAACGAGAAAACACAGCAACTTAATAACTGTCCCTATTCAGGATGATTCGAATTCAGGTGCTCGAGAACCACCTCCACCAGCCCCCGCACCTGCTCATCATCATCCTGAATACCAGGGCCAACCAGTGGTATCGCACCCTCATCATATTATGCCTCCACAGCAACATTATGCAccacccccaccaccacctccaccaaTAAGCCATCCGCTGCAGCAtcctccccaggcagcaggTACTCCTCACATGGTATATAGCCAAGCTCCTCCACCACCAATgacctctgctcctcctccaaTAACCCCGCCACCTGGACATATAATTGCCCAGATGCCACCATATATGAATCATCCTCCTCCAGGacctccccctcctcagcacgGAGGGCCCCCCGTAAATGTAAATGCGCCCCCTCCCCATCACTATAATCCTAACTCTTTGCCACAGTTCAGTGAAGATCAAGGAACTCTTAGTCCCCCTTTCACACAGCCCGGGGGAATGAGTCCAGGGATATGGCCAGCTCCCAGGGGGCCGCCTCCACCTCCGAGGATGCAAGGGCCTCCTGCTCAGGCCCCACTTCCTGGACCACACCACCCTGATCAAGCCAGATACAGACCCTATTACCAATGA
- the CBLL1 gene encoding E3 ubiquitin-protein ligase Hakai isoform X2: MDHNDNDLQGTNSSGSLGGLDVRRRIPIKLISKQTNKSKPAPRTPRNMNRMPSKTQAGDEEFDYNKEERYECKGGEMFGNQRRFPGPIFWDYKINLLGEKDDTPVHFCDKCGLPIKMYGRMIPCKHVFCYDCAILHEKKGDKMCPGCNEPVQRIEQCVRGSLFMCSIVQGCKRTYLSQRDLQAHINHRHMRAGKPVTRPPIEPVHPPIAPPPAEIPERFIMPPEKHHMSHIPPKQHIMMPPPPLQHVPHEHYNQPHEDIRAPPAEMSMAPPPPRPVSQDTFRISTRKHSNLITVPIQDDSNSGAREPPPPAPAPAHHHPEYQGQPVVSHPHHIMPPQQHYAPPPPPPPPISHPLQHPPQAAGTPHMVYSQAPPPPMTSAPPPITPPPGHIIAQMPPYMNHPPPGPPPPQHGGPPVNVNAPPPHHYNPNSLPQFSEDQGTLSPPFTQPGGMSPGIWPAPRGPPPPPRMQGPPAQAPLPGPHHPDQARYRPYYQ; the protein is encoded by the exons ATGGACCACAATG acAATGATTTGCAAGGAACAAATAGTTCAGGATCATTGGGCGGTCTTGATGTTCGTAGAAGAATCCCTATAAAGCTTATCTCAAAACAGACCAATAAAAGCAAACCTGCACCTCGAACTCCAAGAAATATGAACAGGATGCCTTCAAAGACACAAGCTGGTGATGAAG AATTTGATTATAACAAAGAGGAGCGATACGAATGCAAAGGAGGTGAAATGTTTGGCAATCAAAGGAGATTCCCTGGACCCATCTTTTGGGACTATAAG ATAAACTTGCTGGGGGAAAAGGATGATACACCGGTCCATTTCTGTGATAAGTGTGGATTGCCCATCAAAATGTACGGACGCATG ATACCTTGCAAGCATGTTTTCTGCTATGACTGTGCTATACTACATGAGAAAAAGGGAGACAAGATGTGTCCAGG CTGTAATGAACCTGTGCAGCGAATCGAGCAGTGCGTACGAGGGTCTCTCTTCATGTGTAGCATTGTTCAAGGGTGCAAGAGAACTTACCTGTCACAGAGGGACTTACAAGCTCACATCAACCACCGTCATATGCGAGCTGGAAAGCCTGTTACTCGTCCTCCGATTGAACCTGTGCATCCTCCTATTGCCCCACCGCCTGCCGAAATTCCTGAGCGTTTCATAATGCCACCTGAGAAACATCATATGAGCCACATTCCGCCAAAGCAGCACATCATGATGCCACCGCCTCCTTTACAGCATGTGCCACATGAGCATTATAACCAGCCACACGAAGACATTCGTGCGCCTCCTGCAGAGATGTCAATGGCTCCACCGCCACCTCGCCCGGTCAGTCAGGACACCTTCCGCATTTCAACGAGAAAACACAGCAACTTAATAACTGTCCCTATTCAGGATGATTCGAATTCAGGTGCTCGAGAACCACCTCCACCAGCCCCCGCACCTGCTCATCATCATCCTGAATACCAGGGCCAACCAGTGGTATCGCACCCTCATCATATTATGCCTCCACAGCAACATTATGCAccacccccaccaccacctccaccaaTAAGCCATCCGCTGCAGCAtcctccccaggcagcaggTACTCCTCACATGGTATATAGCCAAGCTCCTCCACCACCAATgacctctgctcctcctccaaTAACCCCGCCACCTGGACATATAATTGCCCAGATGCCACCATATATGAATCATCCTCCTCCAGGacctccccctcctcagcacgGAGGGCCCCCCGTAAATGTAAATGCGCCCCCTCCCCATCACTATAATCCTAACTCTTTGCCACAGTTCAGTGAAGATCAAGGAACTCTTAGTCCCCCTTTCACACAGCCCGGGGGAATGAGTCCAGGGATATGGCCAGCTCCCAGGGGGCCGCCTCCACCTCCGAGGATGCAAGGGCCTCCTGCTCAGGCCCCACTTCCTGGACCACACCACCCTGATCAAGCCAGATACAGACCCTATTACCAATGA